A DNA window from Hordeum vulgare subsp. vulgare chromosome 1H, MorexV3_pseudomolecules_assembly, whole genome shotgun sequence contains the following coding sequences:
- the LOC123427657 gene encoding putative disease resistance protein RGA4, which produces MAELVAAMAIRPLVSMLMSKASNSLLDQYKVMEGMEEQHKILKRKLPAILDVMTDAEEQATEHRDGAKAWLLELKAVAYQANEVFDEFKYEALRREARKKGHYRELGFDVIKLFPTHNRFVFRHRMGRKLSRILQAIEVLIAEMHAFRFKYRPQPQVSKQWRQTDHVIMDPQEIASRSREKDKKNIVATLLGQANNADIAVVPIVGMGGLGKTTLTQLIYNEPEIQKHFQLLLWVCVSDTFDVNSLAKSIVEASPNKDDDTNKPPLDRLQKLVSGQRYLLVLDDVWDNRELRRWERLKAYLQHGGMGSVVLTTTRDKRVAEIMGAEAYNLSVLEDSFIKEIIEARAFSSEKGKPVELVEMVDEIVKRCSGSPLAATALGSVLYTKTSVNEWKAVSSRSSICTEETGILPILKLSYNDLPSHMKQCFAFCAVFPKDYKIDVEKLIRLWIANGFIPEHKEDSLETVGKHIFKELASRSFFLDIEKSKQVYYDLKEKDYYSRTTCKIHDLMHDIAMSVMEKECVVATVEPIQIELLPDTARHLFLSCEKAEGILNDSMVRRSPVIQTLICDIRVQGSLKNLSKYSSLRALKLRTWGFLPLELKYLHHLRYLDLSQNYMESLPEDISILYNLQTLDLSNCQYLYRLPRQMKYMTSLCHLYTHGCPKLKSMPPELGNLTKLQTLTCFVASVTSPDCSDVAQLQGLNLGGQLELRWVENVEKAEAKVANLGKKKDLRELTLRWSSVSDSKVLDNFEPHDGLLVLKIYSYGGNCVGMLQNMVEIHLSHCERLQFLFRCGTSFTLPKLKVLTLEHLLDFDRWWEINERQEEQTIFPVLEKFFIRHCRKLIALPEASLLEEPCRGDNRLVCTPFSLLENLFMWYCGKLIALREAPLLQEPCNSSYRSVCSAFPALKVLALEDLESLQRWDAAAEGEHILFPQLEKLSIKKCPKLINLPEAPKLSVLEIEDGKQEIFHFVQRYLPSLTNLVLNLENTEITSETECSSIVPVYSKEKLKQESLITVMKLGCSNSFFGSGALVPWDYFVHLEELEIERCNVLVHWPEKVFQSLVSLRKLRIWNCKNLIGYSEAPLAPSALTRSQHLPCLESLELTKCTSLVEMFNVPASLKRMFIFECSNLEYIFGKQQGMSELVQGSCCSEAMVPITVSELSSSSMNHFCSYLEDLTLIRCGSLPAALHLPPSLKMLEISHCSSIQVLSCRLGGLQKPQVTTSINIPEPSAALATAREHSFPRLQRLKIWSCDGMLRGILRLPTSLKILSIHSNSGLTSLECLLREHPPSLEFLWLESCSTLASLPNDPQAYGSLKMLGILRCPAIKKLPRCLQQQLCSIDNKTLDARYEVTEFKPSKPKTWKEIPRLVRERRQTCCNWRPFSFCSTENLESSGSSFCSTKNLESSGSSFCSTKNLESS; this is translated from the exons ATGGCGGAGCTGGTGGCCGCCATGGCCATCCGGCCACTGGTGTCCATGCTGATGAGCAAGGCGTCCAACTCCCTCCTGGACCAGTACAAGGTGATGGAGGGAATGGAGGAGCAGCACAAGATTCTCAAGCGCAAGCTTCCGGCCATCCTCGATGTCATGACTGACGCCGAGGAGCAGGCGACGGAGCATAGAGATGGGGCCAAAGCCTGGCTCCTGGAGCTAAAGGCAGTGGCCTATCAGGCAAATGAAGTCTTCGACGAATTCAAGTACGAAGCACTTCGCCGTGAAGCCAGGAAGAAGGGGCACTACAGAGAGCTTGGCTTCGATGTAATTAAACTCTTCCCTACTCATAACCGTTTTGTGTTCCGTCACAGAATGGGTCGCAAGCTTTCTAGGATTCTGCAGGCCATTGAGGTCCTCATAGCAGAGATGCATGCCTTTAGGTTCAAGTACAGACCACAGCCGCAGGTGTCCAAGCAGTGGAGGCAGACGGATCATGTTATCATGGACCCACAAGAAATTGCCAGCAGATCCagagagaaagataagaagaataTTGTTGCTACACTACTTGGTCAAGCTAACAATGCAGATATTGCAGTTGTTCCCATCGTTGGAATGGGCGGCCTTGGCAAGACCACATTAACACAGCTCATATACAATGAACCTGAAATTCAGAAGCATTTTCAGTTGTTGCTTTGGGTCTGTGTCTCTGATACATTTGATGTAAACTCCCTGGCTAAGAGTATAGTCGAAGCATCTCCCAACAAGGATGATGATACAAATAAACCACCACTGGATAGACTTCAAAAATTGGTCAGCGGACAGAGGTATCTCCTTGTATTGGATGACGTCTGGGACAACAGAGAGTTACGTAGGTGGGAAAGGCTGAAGGCCTATCTTCAGCATGGTGGCATGGGCAGTGTAGTGTTGACAACAACTCGTGATAAACGAGTTGCTGAAATTATGGGTGCAGAAGCTTACAATCTCAGTGTTTTGGAGGATTCCTTTATAAAGGAAATTATAGAGGCTAGAGCATTCAGTTCGGAGAAAGGAAAGCCTGTTGAACTAGTTGAGATGGTTGATGAGATTGTGAAGAGATGTTCTGGCTCTCCATTAGCTGCAACGGCATTGGGCTCTGTACTTTATACCAAGACCAGCGTGAATGAATGGAAAGCTGTATCATCCAGAAGCAGCATTTGCAccgaggaaactggaattttgCCAATACTAAAGCTCAGCTACAACGACTTGCCATCACACATGAAGCAATGCTTTGCCTTTTGTGCTGTATTTCCCAAGGATTACAAGATTGATGTGGAGAAGCTGATCCGACTATGGATCGCAAATGGCTTTATCCCAGAACACAAGGAAGATAGTCTTGAAACCGTTGGAAAACATATTTTCAAGGAGCTTGCCTCAAGGTCATTCTTTCTGGACATAGAGAAAAGTAAACAAGTGTATTATGATCTTAAGGAAAAGGACTATTATTCCAGAACAACATGTAAAATCCATGATCTTATGCATGATATTGCAATGTCTGTTATGGAAAAAGAATGTGTTGTTGCGACTGTGGAACCAATTCAAATCGAGTTGCTTCCGGATACTGCTCGGCATTTATTTTTGTCGTGTGAAAAAGCAGAAGGTATTTTGAATGATTCTATGGTGAGAAGATCCCCTGTTATTCAAACACTGATATGTGATATTCGTGTGCAAGGCTCACTGAAGAATCTATCAAAATACAGCTCTTTGCGTGCCCTGAAGCTCCGGACATGGGGATTCCTGCCGCTAGAACTAAAGTATCTCCATCATCTGAGATACCTTGACCTCTCCCAGAATTATATGGAATCGCTTCCTGAAGATATAAGCATTTTGTATAACCTGCAAACGTTGGACCTTTCCAATTGTCAATATCTTTATCGACTTCCGAGGCAAATGAAGTATATGACTTCCCTCTGCCACCTCTACACTCATGGGTGTCCCAAGTTGAAGAGCATGCCTCCAGAACTAGGAAATCTCACCAAGCTGCAGACACTTACATGTTTTGTAGCATCAGTTACTAGTCCTGATTGCAGCGATGTTGCACAGCTGCAGGGTTTAAACCTTGGTGGTCAGCTAGAGCTACGTTGGGTAGAGAATGttgaaaaagcagaagcaaaagtGGCAAATCTCGGAAAAAAGAAGGATCTTAGAGAACTGACATTAAGATGGAGTTCTGTTTCTGATAGCAAGGTGCTCGACAATTTTGAGCCTCATGATGGGCTGCTGGTTCTGAAGATATATTCATATGGAGGGAACTGTGTGGGTATGTTGCAAAACATGGTTGAGATCCATCTTTCTCATTGTGAAAGATTGCAATTTTTGTTCAGATGTGGTACATCCTTCACTCTTCCAAAACTCAAGGTGCTTACACTGGAGCATCTATTGGATTTTGACAGATGGTGGGAAATAAATGAGAGGCAAGAAGAACAGACAATATTTCCTGTGCTTGAGAAGTTCTTTATTCGTCATTGTCGAAAGCTGATAGCATTACCTGAAGCATCATTGCTTGAAGAACCATGTCGTGGGGATAATAGATTGGTATGCACACCATTTTCTCTGCTTGAGAACTTGTTTATGTGGTATTGTGGAAAGCTGATAGCATTACGTGAAGCACCGTTGCTTCAAGAACCATGTAATAGTAGTTATAGATCGGTATGCTCAGCGTTTCCTGCTCTAAAGGTACTTGCATTGGAAGACTTGGAGAGTTTGCAGAGATGGGATGCTGCTGCCGAAGGAGAACACATATTGTTTCCTCAGCTTGAGAAACTATCAATTAAGAAATGCCCAAAGCTCATAAATTTACCTGAAGCACCAAAACTCAGTGTTTTAGAAATTGAAGATGGTAAGCAAGAGATCTTCCATTTTGTACAGAGATATTTGCCTTCATTGACCAATCTAGTACTGAATCTAGAAAACACAGAAATAACATCAGAGACTGAGTGCTCTTCAATTGTACCCGTGTACAGCAAGGAGAAATTGAAGCAGGAATCCCTTATTACTGTTATGAAGTTGGGATGCAGCAACTCATTCTTTGGGTCAGGTGCACTAGTGCCGTGGGATTATTTTGTACACCTTGAGGAGTTGGAAATTGAAAGATGCAATGTGCTCGTCCACTGGCcagagaaagtgttccaaagcttGGTATCCTTGAGGAAATTAAGGATTTGGAACTGTAAAAATCTGATTGGATACTCAGAAGCTCCTCTTGCGCCATCAGCACTGACAAGGAGTCAACACCTGCCATGTCTGGAGTCTCTCGAGTTAACGAAGTGTACAAGTTTGGTAGAGATGTTCAACGTCCCGGCATCTCTCAAGAGGATGTTTATTTTCGAGTGCAGTAATCTTGAGTACATATTTGGCAAGCAGCAGGGCATGTCAGAGTTAGTTCAAGGGTCTTGTTGCAGTGAGGCAATGGTGCCCATAACAGTATCAGAGTTGTCATCCTCATCGATGAATCACTTTTGTTCATACCTAGAAGATCTAACTTTAATAAGATGTGGAAGTTTACCAGCGGCTCTACATCTTCCTCCGTCCTTAAAGATGTTAGAAATTTCTCACTGCAGTAGTATTCAAGTCCTATCATGTCGGCTGGGAGGGCTCCAGAAACCACAAGTCACTACCTCCATAAATATACCAGAGCCATCGGCAGCATTAGCAACAGCACGAGAGCATTCATTTCCTCGTCTCCAACGTCTAAAAATATGGTCATGTGATGGCATGTTGCGGGGAATTCTCCGTCTGCCCACATCCCTGAAGATACTGAGCATTCACAGCAACAGTGGGTTGACATCGCTAGAGTGTCTCCTGAGAGAGCACCCCCCATCGCTGGAATTCCTTTGGCTTGAGAGCTGCAGTACCCTGGCATCCCTGCCGAATGATCCACAAGCATACGGGTCTCTCAAAATGCTTGGAATTTTACGCTGTCCAGCTATAAAGAAGCTGCCTAGATGCCTCCAGCAGCAACTTTGCAGTATCGACAACAAAACGCTAGATGCCCGTTATGAAG TGACGGAATTCAAACCATCGAAACCGAAGACATGGAAGGAAATACCGAGACTCGTCCGTGAGCGGAGGCAGACCTGCTGCAATTGGAGGCCATTCAGCTTTTGTTCCACGGAGAACCTCGAAAGCTCAGGAAGCTCCTTCTGTTCCACGAAGAACCTCGAGAGCTCAGGAAGCTCCTTCTGTTCCACGAAGAACCTCGAGAGCTCATGA